The stretch of DNA GTTAGAGTTAAGATATTTGTAAAAGAAATGACTTCCTTCCATAAggtagatatatatatattttttcgaaaTTAAGAAAAAATGGTTGTTTACATAATTACGTCCACTTAACAGGAGGCAATATGAAAGACAAGGAAACATAAGGCAAGATATAGATAGTAATATCTCTAGAACCAACTTAAAGGTACTCATTCCCCCTTTAGTGGACTTACGCAACGGGAATTCGAATTAGCCAGGTTACATACTAGATGgttaaacaaaaaagaaagaaaacttaAAGGTACTTATTCCTTGCTACATAAACTCTAGACACGACGAGTTTAACTAGCCAAAGTAGTTGGTTCACAGCCATCATGGACACAAGCTAAGACATCCTTATAGTCTCTTGAGATTGTAAAAGAATCATACACTTTACCATCTCTGCTCTTCTTGTACTCAAAGAGAAGGGAAGATTGGTTAAATGCTGTAAGTTTGACAAATCCATAGTCATAATCTTTGAATACACTCCATGTGGTGTTAATAGTGGTGAATTTATTCAAATGGCTTCCTCCTCCGCCAACAACAACATGGATTGTTCCGTTCACTACGCCCGAGTAGTGTGACGTCTCCTTGTTCACACATTGATTCTGTTCATACAACAATTTGACAGCAATAAAATGAGTGATTTTTCAAACATCTAAGTGAAATAACAGTGTCATTTCAAAATTTGCTGCAAATTCTTGTTCTTTTACTTTCAAAGGGTTGAATGGGTTGTGCAATGTTTAGTAGGAAAAGGTTTATGGTTTCAACAAaaaatccaagaaaatatttAACTAGAGGTGCCTATCCAAACTTGTTATTCAGATATCATTAACGTTAAAACTAGCTTATGAAGAAATAATGATGCgttctacacataaaatactaaAATCATGAAAACAAGTACAAGTACATGAACTGCAGCATCGACAGGTACAATACAACTGCATAGAAATGCAACAAGGAGAGAAGGAGAATGATCAAATTCTAGTATATATAGTATGAAGAGGGGACCAAAAGGAGTAGTGAATTGTCACTAATTGAATTAtgttaaaaataagaaaaatgtgtAAGATCAAGTAGAGTCGAAATCAATAaataaaagggcagcccggtgtacAGAGCATTTCACGTTCACGCTAGTTCCGGAGAAGGGCCGGACCCCAAGGGGGTGTGATGTAAGCAGCCTACTGATGCTGATTCCACAGCTTGAACCcctgacctataggtcacatggAGACAACTTAatcgttgctccaaggctccccttcggTCAAAATCAGTAAATATTGCGAAAAAGAGCAAAAATTAGGCAAGTTCTACATGTAAGACATTTTCCTGAATAAATCATAGTTCTATAATACCCACTTTATGTGTAGAAATATAATTGAATACCTGGTAAATTGGGCAAACTCTTTCATAGTTATGGACATGTCCAAAGAATGCCATATCAACCTTATATTTCTGCCAGAGTTTTTGTAAGTGCTCCCTTCCCATAGGCTCTTCAAATGAGCCTTCCTTAGCATACCAATCATTGGAAGAATAACCAAGAACACGATGAGCGGAGAAAATCAACCATGGTTGTTTGTGTCTATTCGCTGATGCAAAGCATTCCTCAATGAACTTGTATTGTTCAGATCCCTCTCTCCAGTCATGTTCAGTGTCTCCTATGCAGAAGTGGAACATGCCATAATCGGCTGCATACCTGTCAACGAGATACACACTCCATGTGAAAATCGACACGTTGATTAAATTAAactgcaacaataacaacaacaaacccagtgtggTCCCACAGGTGGGGTCTGAGGAGAGTATTGTGTATCCAggtcttacccctaccttgtgaaggaaAAGCATGTAAAGAGAAGAAAAACACAAGGAAAGCAACATGACACACTAGTTAAATGAAGGCAGCCACCTTCTGAAGGACTATACtctaaggatcttaacttgttaACAAAATAAGTCAATTCAGCGATGAATCTATAGAATACCCAAAGTGAAACTAAAGTAGTAATGTGCTGGTAAGGTCAGTCCATCTGATATCCTGTTGACCTGTTCTAGTGCTAGCTGATACAATACTGAATCTTCCATTGCAAATATTTATCATTCTCCTCTACCTTCCAATGATGGCATATCGGATTTAATATAGAAGCGAAATCTCTGATAAATAGAGAAGACAATGATGTTTCTTAATTATGCAAAGGATATGTTTCAGACTTCTtagcagtgttgtcaaaggcgacAAGCATAGGAAAGCACCAAGGTCTATCCGAGCTTTAAGCACAAAATGTAAAAAGTGAGTATTTTATTAAAGAAAGGATTATATCAAGAATATGAATATAGTGAAATTGAACATAACTAcaattaagtgaaatcacgtcaATCAAGTACAAAAATCATTTAATTTCTAATCCACATGCAAATGATGAGGTTTGAAATTTCTAATTCAAATTTAGAGACTACTTTTCTTATACTCCTATTAATTTTTATTGTCCAATTCTTGATCACTAAAAATTCATCAAATACTTCTTCAACAATTAGTATATAAGTTTGCCAGTCCTATAATCAGTGCAAACCTTTTCAAGACAGAAACCAGGAAATGGATGCCTTGTCGCCTTGGTGACTGCACTAAAGCACCAGTTTTAAGGAAGGCGGAGCGCGCAGCCATACTTAACTTCAGGGACTTAAGGTACCTCAAGCAAAATTTGACAACACTAACATCTAGTTATCTTGAATTATGCACCCTTTAAGACTGTACTAGTATCAATTTATGTTTAAAGTTTCTTTTTTTTCCCCTACTCAATGCCCTTATAATCTTTCCACATATTATCACCACTAGCAATAAGAATGTGTGTTTTACATGAATCGCATACCAGAACTTAGCTCTGTTTTCTGCTGGAACGTAGTATAATGTTTCGGCTGGTACACCACATTCTCCACCTGAGTCCAGACCAGTGTATAATGATCCGCTGTTCTCCCAAGTTCTTTCATGATTACCACTGCAAAACAAATTTTCGTCGTAGacacttagaagaacaagaactatATGAAATACAATATCAAATAATTAAAAGCAGACTATCCACGATCACAAAGGAATCTTGATGATGAACACACCTTGCAATCATGAAGGGTACTTTCGATGTTATTGGTTCCACCTGAGCTGTAAATTGGTCCCATTGTGAGATATAGCCATTTGCATAGGGGAGATCTCCAATAAGGAAAACTATATCAATGTTATCAAGGTCCTTAATAAGGGTGTCCGTTGTCATAAGTGAACCGGGCTGATAATTAGCATATTCATTCGAACCATCGCGCTCTTGCTGAAACGacaaaaagaattaaaagaattgtTATCAATCTAATGTACACGAAGTATttttaaaggtttaaagttgaATGATCATAAGCCAAGTACAAGGAGGCTTGGTAATTTAGACTTGGATGCTAATGCAAGAAGTGAAATAATTAGATGCTAGTGCAAGAATCCTCTCTAAGTAAATGCAAGTCTTTTCAGTTACAATGCTCCGGTCAGTCTTTTCTCTTTTGTTTGATAGGACCAACTTATTTTTCATAGTAAACAGACATTTGAATTTTGGATGGCATATTAATATTAATTGTATGTTTGACGCACACGTCTCATCCTCCCATAAAATCAGACATAGTACAGCTATATGatttcattttccttctttttcgttGATCTGGAAACTGACCATGATGATTTTATGCGTGTATGCTGTTTCATATATCGGAAAACCACATTCTTCAAGATttggaaaagaagataaaatagaTTTGCATTGTATTAGAAGAACAGGTAATAATAGTAGATTACCTTCCCCATATCTCCAAATATCACAACACGTTGCAGTGACTCTTGTCCCGGAAATGGAGGAGATTTAAATGAATATTGCTTGCTCCAAACAATCGAACCATTGTTTAACAAGTGAGCCAACTTGTATGTGTACCTGAAATTTCACAAATTAAGAGCTCAAAAAGGGATGTATATCTCAACGATGAAGTAACTTTTCGCTAGAGAAATCGGCCACTAGAAAAACTTACACCATGTTTGGCCACAAATCTTTCAGGAAACTAGTATGTATGAATCCAGGATCACGCCATCCCACACTTCTAGCAGGCGTTCCTACAAACGCGTTCATAACATTATTCAGTATGAAAATGCAAAATGAATGCATCATACTAAATCAATTCAAATATTTCACCCTCTCCTACTCTATCTTCAACTTCAGGCAGAATACATGAATAAGAGGAGAGTAAAATACACATGAAAAGGTGAACATCAGGCATGCATTTTTCAACTGATCAAAACAGTTGTTGAATAAAAGTCCTCATACCACACATGCTGTTCCGATGAAATGTCAGTGTCCCTGCTGGGGAGCGTTGTTGAGCTTGGCCCTTCCAACCCCATTCGACGAATGGAACAGCCTCGTCTATGCTGTAACCACTTGTCCACGTAACGGTCatctaaaaggaaaaaaaaaaggcacAAGTTAATCTCAAGATTTGATGCGACCACTGGATAGGATGCTTAACAACTTAACATGAATCTCCAATTTGCAGGCTGCAGtgaaaaaaaagggcagcccggtgcattaAGTTCCTGCTATGCGCAGGGTCCGGGAAAGAGCCAGACCAGTGGCAAAGCAGACATTCTAACAAGGGGATTCAAAATAATGAATCAATTTAACATGTTCTCCAATTTAAGGAGTTGATACATCAATTACCTTGACACACTACTACATTCAATGTTTTTACTGAAGACCCTGTAATAACGGGTAAAAATGGACATGCATATCTTAACGAAAACAGAATACGCTGAAAAAATCATAACAAGATAAAACTTACTATATCCCATGACTTCCCAAGAGCAAGACGCGGATAAAGAGGTGCTTTCGGATTGGCAAACGCAATGTGATTTGAGATGGCTATCAACTTAGGCTGTAACATACATATGAATCTATTAGTTCAAATCCAAGTCTCAAGAGAAAGTTTCTATAAGTATAGCAGAAACAGAAACTATAATGATCATTGGCGTGAGGTAAAATGTCCTACAAAGCTCAAATACTTACCCAACTTGGAGAAGCTGAAGTAATTAACTTAGACAACGACAGTTTGAGTTTCATTGCTAATTTCCAATTTATAATCATTCTCAATCAGTCCAAGTTACTTGTCAACTAACACACTTGATTTTAACCAAAACAAGGGAAAATACCTTTCTTAACTATACTTTTGAATTATTTATAAGGTTAAAGTTAATATACAAAAGTTTCAAGTAAAATCAATCACATCTCCAACACATTATACACAACTTGATCTATCATTCTTCTAGGTTGCCTAATTTCAAAtcaatttaagttatatattctGACAATATGAATAGGGTGTTTTAGCGCTCGCTACCAAGGTGAACTTCATTCTTGGGACTCGAACCGAGACCTCAAGTTAAGAGTGGAGAACCTTTATCGTCCCACCAAGGGCACTCGCTACCAAGGTGAAACTTCAGTATCGGGACTCGAACCGAGGCCTCGAGTTAAGATTGGAGAACCTTTATCGTCCCACCAAGGGCACTCTCTACCAAGGTGAAACTTCATTCTCGGGACTCCATACAAGACCTCGAGTTAAGAGTGGAGAACCTTTATCGTCCGACCACACTCCGTAGtcgaaatacaacaacaacaacaacaacaaacccagtagtttcccacaagtggggtctggggagggtacgCAGTCTTATCCCTACATCTGAAAGGGCATagagactatttccgatagaTTCTCGGCTAGAGAAATGAGAGCATAAATacatgagaaattcaaatgccAACACACACAATAACAAAGTCAATATCAGCAAAGaaaatatatactccctccgtttcaatttatgtgaacctatttcctttttagtctgtgccaaaaagaatgaccactttccttatttggaaataatttacctttatgcaatgatttacaggcacacaaaatatatgtgtctcattttataccacaagttcaaaagtcttccatcttttcttaaactcttaaactctgtgcccagtcaaatgggttcatataaattgaaacggaggagtATAATTTACAGAATATGGAAATACACTTACATTAGACAAACCGCCAGAGAAGAAGGCAAATGAGAAATCCCCACGCTGGTTAATTAACCGGAACTTAAGTGAAGTTTTCCCGGTCTTTGTGTAATTGACATTGTTGTAATTTGCAAATTTGAActgtaaaaaagaagaaaaaaagtataAATCAAGATCATTGGAAGTCCATTAATATGGAAATATAAGTTGTTAGACATACCTTTAAGGGGGCAGTACATAAAAATGGAGCACcaaatttttgttcatcaattgtTACTGGGTCACAAATTGATTCACTGCAGTTGAACCATTTACTAATTGTTAGATTAACAAAAGATAAGCAAGAGTAAATTTTCTAACCGAGCCAATTATGGTTTATTTGGATctcaatttgtttttttttattacTTTTAGTTTACTCTTTTCGTTATCGACATAAGTGGCTTAGTTTTGAGATTATAATATTTGTTTTTACCTTCAAATAATAAAGAACATGGCACTGAGGGCGGATTTAGAGGGCGGAAAGGTCTTCGCCAGAAATTATATTGTAGCAAAATTCAATTTGTTAGGTAAGGGGTAAGGTGTACGCTTCACCCTATCCAGATCTCACTTGTCAGATTTTACTgggcttgttgttgttgaatctcaTTAACATCGTCCAAAAACATAGCTCGGTGACTTTAGTGATAGTTCTACTGTTCTAGTGGTAGAACACCCGTAACACTTATTCAATAATtgcattaaattaaaaaatatattttttatatttattggtATGATATAAATAACCAAATATGGCTAAACTTTTACCTAGAACACCATTACACCAGTAGTCCAGCATGACTAACCCGTAGATTAAATTTTTAAGTCACGTGAAAAGTATGAACAAAAAAGTTTGCGTGATAGATAACTCCCAAAATGTtataacaaaacaaaagaaatgaTTAACCTAAGAAGTAAAAGAGAAAAATGGAATAAAAGTGGCATCTGCGCTCCTACTTCCATTATTACTTTCTCCACCTTAAATTATTtgtcatatttttcttttacttACGTACcccttaaaaaatattaattaaaaattttTTTAGAttattttacccttatttatgtATTAAAATATAATCTCTCTTCATTGAATACTTACTCTATTTATGTGTTATCTTTATCTTTAAGAATAATTACTATTAagagtaaaataaaaaataaataattaattttatcttaaacttctaaaataaaaaaaaattcaggaAATAATTTGAGATGAATGGAGTATTGTTTTTTTTTGGGTGTTTCCTCTTTTTGTTTggctatataatatattttgtcGTAATCTGCAGCTATTTTTGGAGTAACATGCActttcactttttattttattatctattaTTGGGGTTGTAGTGGACCAGATGAAGAAAGAGTACGACAATATGATCTTTAATTTCAACTTTTTCGATTTTTTTAAATTACAATCTAAAGTAGTACTTATAACTTTAATTCTTTGACTCAGTAACTTTTATTTGAATATGAATAAACGACGATAGATGCACGTGTAATGAAACAGAGAGTACATCCAAACAATAATGCTGCAGCAAAAAGTAAAATTCGTATTCcaccaaaattaattaaaaaaggaGAGACACGTATAAGGGATTAAAGATAGAGTTATCAATTAAATGATACTCAAGTTACTTATGaaacaattataaataaatttctATAAATATTATTTAgttatcaaataaataataattaaccTATCATCACATATACTCTATTAATTTGTTTGAAGGCCATCACATAAATTATTAAACTACATTAATAGTGTGAAACTTTTTTACATGTTAGTGTACATCATCAAAATCGAAAAAAATTAGTACCTTGTAAGATTCAAGAAAGAATATTTTAGGGCCtggacataaaatttgatggaagtttttttcaaaaaaatttcacttttttccgAAATCATCATTTGtttataaaatttttaattttaacctgAAAATGCATTttagaaatttttaaaaatttgaaaattttcaaaaagttatttattaaaattttcactcaaatcactcacaaaacttcaaaaacaacccaaactgaaattaatgtccaaacacaactctaaatttcaaatatcattttcactggAAAAAAATTcaccattttttcgaattttacaattcttgtGTCCAA from Nicotiana tomentosiformis chromosome 11, ASM39032v3, whole genome shotgun sequence encodes:
- the LOC104086159 gene encoding nucleotide pyrophosphatase/phosphodiesterase-like; its protein translation is MRNKFYLLVCVLSFVLTLNSIVLADEDYIRLKRHEHDLSQGEQPLSRVQIHKTVLALRKSASIKVAGSTLLGSTGEDVEWVTINLKNAKPTNDDWIGVFSPAKFNESICDPVTIDEQKFGAPFLCTAPLKFKFANYNNVNYTKTGKTSLKFRLINQRGDFSFAFFSGGLSNPKLIAISNHIAFANPKAPLYPRLALGKSWDIMTVTWTSGYSIDEAVPFVEWGWKGQAQQRSPAGTLTFHRNSMCGTPARSVGWRDPGFIHTSFLKDLWPNMVYTYKLAHLLNNGSIVWSKQYSFKSPPFPGQESLQRVVIFGDMGKQERDGSNEYANYQPGSLMTTDTLIKDLDNIDIVFLIGDLPYANGYISQWDQFTAQVEPITSKVPFMIASGNHERTWENSGSLYTGLDSGGECGVPAETLYYVPAENRAKFWYAADYGMFHFCIGDTEHDWREGSEQYKFIEECFASANRHKQPWLIFSAHRVLGYSSNDWYAKEGSFEEPMGREHLQKLWQKYKVDMAFFGHVHNYERVCPIYQNQCVNKETSHYSGVVNGTIHVVVGGGGSHLNKFTTINTTWSVFKDYDYGFVKLTAFNQSSLLFEYKKSRDGKVYDSFTISRDYKDVLACVHDGCEPTTLAS